TTCTTTGTTTTGAATCTTATGCTGAAGCTCAAACCTTTTGCCCCTGATAATTATATCTATGCTGAGATTATTAGAGATTGGTCGTACTACGATAAATACTCCCTCGGTGTGATGGGATATTCCATCATCAATTGGATACCTATTTCTCTTTCCTTTGGGAAACCAATTATTTTTGTATTGTTCAACATTCATTTCTACAATCTTTCTTTTTTGTTCATTTTCAGGTCTTTTCGATATCTGGCGCAATCAAAAGGGCTAGAAATAGAAAAACGGGAGTATCAGGTTCTGCTGTGCCTAATCTTGTTTTATCCGGTGGGTCTTATCCATGCGGCGAGCTTGCTTAGAGAACCATCTCTTCTGTTGTTCTTTTCGATTAGCTTGATATATGTGGTCAAATTGAACATTTCAAAAATCAATACTGTAGACACATTATTATTAGCTTTGTTTGCCTTTTGCACACTTATTATTCGACCAATTAGCGGCTTCACATTGTTGTGTCTGGCCTTTTTGGCATACGGAATGAGAAAGGGGCTCTTCACCGTTTTCAACTTTTTAAAGTTTGCGGTTGCTGGGGCCATATTTGTATTATTGTTTCAAGAATTGGTTTTAATAATCTACAATTTGGAATTCAATATTGATTGGCTATCCAAATTCAGGGAGGATCATGTTTTGGAGTATGGTGTTGAAGGATACGATGTGAAAAGCTGGGATGGTTTGCTTTTTAGTATAAAAAACATTCTACTGCTATTTTTCCAGTATTTGCTCTCGCCCTTACCCATTCTTGTCGAAAATCACATTACTTTCTCGAAGTTCATACCTTTCTTAGACTCGATCTATGTTTTCTTGTTAACACTTCCAATGATTCTGACAAAGCACAAGAAAACACTTTTGTTCTGGTTATTGGCGGTAATAATAGTAGTGCTTATGGCAAGCTTATTCGAGACAAATATTTCAGGGGCATTCAGGCATAGGATGAATGGGGTGCTAATGCTTATTCCTATGGCAGCTTTCTTTATCTCAAAAAGTAAAATTTTGAGAAATGCATAGAATAACAATTTTGGTTTCTACAGCTGACAGAAGAGTAATTAAGAATGCCGATCTTCTCAATACCCGACTGCATGATAATTTCAGAATGGTCATTTTGAACCAAATGATTGAAGATTCTGAACCATTGACTATTTCAAAGAAATTTTGCACTGTAATCAATTCAAAAACAAAGGGGCTTTCAAAAAGTAGAAATCTGGCGTTTGCGCAAGTTGAAAAAGGTATTGGTGTAATCGCTGATGATGATGTAAGATATTTGGAATCTACTGAAGATACAATTAGGAAGGCGTTTAAAGATTTTCCGTCTTGTCAAATCTTCACATTTAAGATAGTGACCCCTGAAGGTAAAGATTTCAAAAGGTATGCAGACCAAACTTTTGTTCACAACCGAAAATCTATTCTTAAGGTAAGCTCGATTTCGATGGCGGTGAATGTCAAAATTATTAAAGATGTTGACCTGTCTTTTGACGAAAGGTTTGGTCTGGGATCTATTTATCCCACGGGCGAAGAGAACATATATTTGAATGATGCCCTGAAACGCGGTATATCAGCTCGCTTTATTCCAAAGCCAATTGTTGTTCACGAGCCTATGAGCTCGGGTAAAACACTGAGTCCTAAAATTTTATGGGCAAAAGGGGCGATGTTCAGAAGGCTATACGGGGTAAAAGGCTTAGCTGTTGTGGTATTTTTTCTTTTTCTTAAAAGAAAAGAACTACAAAAAAAGGGCACGAACTTTACCGAGGCCTATCGATTATCGATAGAAGGGTTTAGGTCATTAAAGCAATATGAACGATGAAAGCAGATGTGGCGACAGACAATATGGTTTCGATAATCACCCCAATTTTCAATTCTGAAAAATACATTGAACAGTGCATTGCCTCGGTGATCAAACAAACACACACCAATTGGGAACACCTTGTTATCGATGATTGTTCATCCGATAGTGGGCCGCTCAAGGTTAAAGAGACAGCAAAAAACGAAAAAAGACTGAAGTATATAAGGCTCACAAAAAATTCAGGGGCTGGAATTGCGCGAAATAAAGGAATTTCATTGGCTAGAGGGAAATACGTAGCTTTTTTGGATAGTGATGATATTTGGCACCCTGAAAAATTGGAAAAACAGTTGAAATTTATGATTGATAACGATTATTGTTTTACGTTTACCTCTTATGGTTTCATTGATGTGCAAGGCAAAAAAATAGAAGGTGAAATGAGGGCAAAGCATACGGTAACATATCAAAAAGCGCTATATAAAAACCCAATAGGATGCCTTACTGCTGTGTATAATGTCGAAAAACTTGGTAAGGTTTTTATGCCAGAGATTAGAAAAAGACAAGATTTTGCGCTTTGGCTAAAACTTTTGAAAAAAACCAATGCCTATGGATTGCAGGAGTGTTTGGCTTTTTACAGAAAAGGCAATGAATCAATTTCGTCAAATAAACTAAAATTAATCCCTTATGAATGGAAAATATACCGGAAAGAAGAGGGATTATCTTTTTTCGAGAGTTTGTTCTATCTTATAACTGCCTCTATACTGAAGCTAAAGAGTTATTTTTAATTTTTGTCAACTGTTGCTAAGATGCCAAGACCCTCAATACTTAATTCAATAGAGAGAAAGTTTATTCTCTTGGTGGGAGACCTCTTGATCATTTCGGCTTCACTCAATCTTTTAATCAACCATGCCATAGATAAAGAGTTTGTTTCAACAACGCTTAAAGTTTTCGTTTTTGCTTTTGGTATACTTGTGTTCTTGGGGCTTTCGTACATACTAGATTTCTATAACTTGGAAAAAGTTGCCAAAAGAAGATATATAGTGTCGCTGTCCATATTTATTGCGGCTTTCTACGTTTTTCTTGTTTTTATTTTTGCTGTTTTTTTCTTTGACGTGAGCTTTTGGCGCATACCCCTTCTTTCTTTTCTTCTTTTAACGCCAATTGAAGTTGGATTGTGGCGATTGTTCTTTGGGAATATGTTCAGAATCATTCCAACCACAAAAAATGTCCTATACATTTATGACAAGTTTTCCGCCGATTCAGTGAAGAATGAAACTAATGCTATCAATGGGTATGATATCAACACCTTCTACAAGGTTAGGCTTACCTACTCAATTGATCATAACACTCTGGTAAACAAAAGTTTTTTCTTGTCTGCAGCCGAAAAGATAGATACCATAATCGTTAATATTAAGGACTACGAAAGACTGACTAAAGATTTAGAGAATATGATTGTAAGCTCCATTCTTAATGGAAAGGAGGTTATTTCTTATATGTCATTCTATGAAAGTACTTATGAGGCCTTGCCTTTAACCTCTCACAATGAAAGCTACTATGAAATATTGCAGTTGAGAAATAGAAAAATAAGATACTTGCAGACGATATTTACCTTTTGCATAAACTTTGTACTTTCTGTATTTGTGGGAACCATATTCTTATTGGTTACTCCATTCGTTTGGTTTTGCAATCTGTTTTTCAACAGGGGGCCACTTTTTTATACCCAAAAACGGGTCGGCAAGTATGGTAAAGAATTCAAAATATACAAATTTAGGTCTATGGTGGTCGATGCCGAGAAAAGTGGAGCAAAAATGGCCTCAAAGAACGACATGAGGGTTACGCCATTTGGGAAAGTACTTAGAATGTTTAGAATAGACGAAATACCTCAAATAATATCCGTGATAAAGGGCAATATGCAGTTTATAGGGCCCCGTCCTGAGCGTAAAATTTTTGTAGATGAATTAAATCAGATAACCCCGTTCTATAATGTAAGGCACATTATTAAACCAGGAATTACTGGTTGGGCTCAAGTGAAGTTTAAATATGGAGAAAATTTGGATGATTCGATAAAAAAGCTTGAATATGACCTATACTATATCAAGAATAGGTCAATAACTTTGGATTTAAGGATTATTTTTAAAACAATTACAACTGTCTTATTTTCGCGTGGAGTATGAAACAAACCCTCATCACCGGTGCAGCAGGCTTTTTGGGATCCCATCTTTGCGATAGATTCATCGCTGAAGGGCACCATGTCATCGCAATGGACAACCTAATAACAGGTGACCTCAAAAATATTGAACACCTTTTTCAATTAAAACAGTTTGAGTTTTATCACCACGATGTTACGAAGTTCGTACATGTTCCCGGTAAACTTGACTACATTCTCCATTTTGCTTCTCCGGCAAGCCCAATCGACTATTTAAAAATACCCATCCAGACCTTAAAGGTTGGTGCATTGGGCACTCACAACTTGTTAGGATTGGCCAAAGAAAAAGGGGCACGTTTTATGATAGCTTCTACCTCCGAGGTATATGGAGACCCTCTAGTGCATCCACAAACGGAAGAATATTATGGCAATGTGAATACCATTGGCCCCAGAGGGGTCTACGATGAGGCAAAACGGTTTCAAGAGTCCATTACAATGGCCTACCATCGCTTTCATGGCTTAGATACTAGAATTGTAAGAATCTTTAATACGTATGGCCCAAGAATGCGTCTGAACGATGGTAGGGTCATTCCCGCATTTATGGGACAGGCTTTGCGGGGCGAAGATTTGACCGTATTTGGCGATGGCTCCCAAACCCGTTCATTTTGCTATGTTGATGATGAGATTGAAGGCATTTATCGGCTCTTGATGAGCGACTATACCCTGCCAATGAACATTGGCAATCCACATGAAATAACCATCAAGGAGTTTGCTGAAGAAATCATTAAGCTGACAGGGACAGATCAAAAAATTGTCTATAAGCCACTGCCAAAAGATGATCCCATGCAGCGCCAGCCTGATATCACAAAGGCTAAAGAGATTTTGGGATGGGAGCCGAAAGTAGGTCGCGAAGAGGGAATGAAAAAAACATTTGAATATTTCAAGACCCTTTCAAAGGAAGAGTTGGAGCGGACCGAACATCGCGATTTTTCAGATCACAACAGAAAATAGCAAACTTTCTGCTTAGTAAGCATTTGAAATTTTACTTTTGCCCAAACATCAGCTTATGAATATTTTGATATTGGGTTCGGGGGGTCGTGAGCATACCTTTGCTTGGAAAATTGCCCAAAGTGACAAGGTCAATAAACTTTTTGTGGCGCCGGGCAATGCTGGTACTTCTAAGATTGCCAAAAATCTTGATATTAAGGTTAATGACTTCGAGCATTTAAAGCAAGCAGTGCTTGCCGAAAGCATCGATATGGTGGTCGTGGGGCCAGAAGACCCGTTGGTAAATGGGTTGCATGACTTTTTTCTGGAAGATGAACAACTAAAAGACATTCCACTAATAGGGCCGCAAAAGCTGGGAGCGACCTTGGAGGGCAGTAAAGAATTTGCCAAGGCCTTTATGAAACGCCATAGCATCCCCACCGCGGCCTATGAGAGCTTTACAAAAGAGACGTTGGCCAGGGGCTATGCTTTTTTGGAATCTCTTGATCCGCCCTATGTGCTTAAGGCCGATGGTCTTGCCGCAGGTAAGGGAGTGTTGATTTTAAACGATATCGAAGAGGCCAAAAAAGAGCTGAAGGCCATGCTTGTGGACGCGAAATTTGGTACAGCCAGCAACACAGTCGTGGTCGAGGAGTTTTTAGATGGGATTGAACTGAGCTGTTTTGTTTTAACAGATGGCGAAAATTACAAAATACTGCCCACCGCCAAAGATTACAAACGAATAGGAGAGGGAGACCTAGGGTTGAACACGGGTGGAATGGGCGCTATTTCACCGGTTCCCTTTGCCGATGCCGAATTCATGCAGAAAATAGAACAACGCATTGTAAAACCTACCATAGACGGACTTAAAAAAGACAACATCCCTTATGTTGGTTTTATTTTTATTGGACTGATAAAGGTTAATGGAGAGCCCAAGGTAATTGAATACAATGTGCGTATGGGCGATCCGGAGACCGAGGTGGTCATTCCGAGAATCAAGAACGACATGGTCGAAGTGTTACAGGCGGTGGCCGATGGGAGACTGAATGAGGTCACGTTGGAGATAGACGAACGCTCAGCTGCAACGGTGATGACAGTTTCAGGAGGTTACCCAGAGGCTTATGAAAAAGGGAAGGAGATTATTGGGCTGGAAAAGATTTCCGATTCCATAGTTTTTCATGCGGGCACCAAAGAAGAAAACGGAAAAATCTTGACCAACGGCGGCCGTGTGATCGCGGTCACTTCTTTCGGAAATGATTTTAGGGAAGCCCTGTCAACTTCCTATCAGAATATCCAAAAAATGGATTTTGAAGGAATGTACTACCGAAAAGATCTAGGGTTTGACCTTTGACCTCGTAGAGTCATTGTCCTCGATCCACTCGTTTCTTTGCCGGATTGTCGATTGAAATCCAAAGTAAACGGTGGCCGAACAAAGGCCACTGTTTCTATTTTCTTAAGGAAATTACAGGTATGAGTGCGAGGTTATGCTCTTGTCTTCTTCGCCACGATCATTGAAAAGTTTTAGCTGCTTCAGCCAATAGAACATGGCGATAACACCAATAATCAGAAATATCCAGTTTACGGTGTTAGACGTCCACCAATTGTCCATAAAACGGAAAAAGTCGTAGGGCCAAAAGAGATAGTTCACAAATAAGTCTTCGATACCGTAAAAAAATGAGCTCATCTTCTCTATATTTATAGATGCAAAAATAGTAAATCCGAGGATGATATCAAGATTTTTTGGCAAAACCCAGCCCATTCAGTATGTCGTTCTCTTGGTCTTTCTGTTTGCCTTTCATTGGCTGTATGCCGTTCGCATTGTGGGCGAGCAATTAACCCCCAACGCCATCTTGGGCCAACTATTGCTGTTCGCACTAGTGGCAATCAGTATTCTGTTTGCTGATATGATGGTCAAAAAGCATAAGATTACCGGCCAGCATTCGTTCTTTATGCTTTTTTGGGTGTTGCTGATCATACTTTTTCCGAATACAGTGGCCGAAGCCAAGGCCATGGTAAGCAATTTCTTTGTTTTGTTGGCAGTACACCGCTTGCTCGAGGTCAAGTCACTAAAAAATCTAAAGCATAAGATTTTCGATGCCATGCTTTGGGTTTGCTTCGCCTCGCTTTTCTGCCCTTGGACCCTTCTTTTTTTTGGCCTTGTATTTTTTTCGATCAATACCTATGCCCCGAAATCGACCAAGACCTGGTTATCGGCTTTGGCGGGGATTGCCACTTTCTTGATGTTGACCCTTGCTGTTCTTTTCTGGTACGGTAAAAGCCAATTTTTTGTGGAACACTATGATTTTGTCGCCCAGTTCAAGCAAGGGATGCCGAGCTCGGTAACGGACCTAAACAGCAAAATAATCGTATTTGCGGCGCTGGTCGTTATCATGGCCATCATAGATTTTGTGAAGTTTCGAAAAAAGGGCGGCGGGCGAATCATCGTATTTCGCTTCATGCTGTTGTATTTCTTTTTGGCACTTTTGGTGAATGCCCTGGCGCAGACCTCGCCATTCTATATTTTGTTCAGTTTTATGCCAGCCTCGGTTTTTATCGCCAACTATATAGAGACCATCAAACGGGCGCAGTTAAAAGAGGCGGTATTGGCACTTTTTATCTTAGCCCCATTGGCACTGCTACTGGAGCAACAAATGGGCTAAGGCAGAAATCCTATCTTTGCAAAAAAACAGAGTATGTTCAGCGAACAGGCCTTTAAGATTTTTGAAGAGAGCATTGAAGATTACCATGTCAAAGACCATGTGGACCAAGAATTCGTGAATCGATATGATAGTGGAATCGAAAGACTGCTCTACCGCAAAAACTGGATAGATACCGTGCAGTGGCATTATGAGGACATTATCAGAGATCCCCAAATTGAACCCGAAGAAGCTCTACAGCTTAAGCGGAAAATAGATGCCAGCAATCAAGACCGTACCGATCTGGTAGAATATATCGACAGCTATTTTCTTCAAAAATACCAATCGGTAGATGTAAAGCCTGATGCCACCATCAATACGGAAAGCCCTGCTTGGGCCATCGACCGATTATCGATTTTGGCCTTAAAGATCTACCATATGCGCGAAGAGGTCGAGCGCAAGGATGCCTCGGCAGCACATGTTCAGAAATGCCAAGAAAAGCTGAACGTGCTGCTTGAGCAAAAGAAAGACCTTTCGACCGCTATCAACCAGCTCTTGGCCGATATTGAAAACGGAGACAAGTACATGAAAGTCTATAAGCAGATGAAAATGTACAATGATGATGAATTAAACCCTGTTTTGCGTGGCCAAAAAGGCTAAGAACGACCATATTCTGGTCATTCGCTTTTCTGCCCTGGGCGATGTGGCCATGACCGTGCCGGTTCTATTGGCACTCACCAAGAAATATCCTGGGCTAAAGATTACCGTGGTTTCACGGGGCTTTCACAAGCCTCTGTTCCACCATATCAACGGGGTCGATTTCCACGAAGCGGAACTTTTGGGCAAACACAAGGGGATTATTGGCTTATGGAAACTGTATTGCGAACTGAAAAAACAGCCCATCCATGCGGTGGCCGACCTTCATAATGTACTTCGTAGCAATATCTTAAAAGCATTTTTTGCACTTGGGGGCATAAAAGTGGTGCAAATTGATAAGGGCCGGCCCGAGAAAAGGGCTTTGACCCGTAAAAAGAACAAAATCTTCAAACAGCTGAAGAACACCCATGAACGCTATGCCGATGTGTTCGCAGAATTGGGATATCCTGTTGAGTTAAGAACTGACAATGTGTTGCCGCCCCTTACAATGTCACAGGAAGTAAAAAAGATGGTGGGAGAAAAGGCTGAACCTAGTATAGGCATTGCCCCCTTTGCGGCCCATGCGGGCAAGATGTACCCGTTTGATAGAACGGTAAGCATTATCGAATTCCTT
This portion of the Flagellimonas lutaonensis genome encodes:
- a CDS encoding glycosyltransferase family 9 protein; translated protein: MAKKAKNDHILVIRFSALGDVAMTVPVLLALTKKYPGLKITVVSRGFHKPLFHHINGVDFHEAELLGKHKGIIGLWKLYCELKKQPIHAVADLHNVLRSNILKAFFALGGIKVVQIDKGRPEKRALTRKKNKIFKQLKNTHERYADVFAELGYPVELRTDNVLPPLTMSQEVKKMVGEKAEPSIGIAPFAAHAGKMYPFDRTVSIIEFLKNTKKYKIFLLGGGKKEKEMLETLASPFDKVFNVAGKLSFEEELQLISHLDLMVSMDSANAHLAANFGVKVITLWGVTHPYAGFYPFGQHLSNALLADRAAYPLIPTSVYGNKVPEGYENVMESIPTETVLGKVEEVLV
- a CDS encoding UDP-glucuronic acid decarboxylase family protein, translating into MKQTLITGAAGFLGSHLCDRFIAEGHHVIAMDNLITGDLKNIEHLFQLKQFEFYHHDVTKFVHVPGKLDYILHFASPASPIDYLKIPIQTLKVGALGTHNLLGLAKEKGARFMIASTSEVYGDPLVHPQTEEYYGNVNTIGPRGVYDEAKRFQESITMAYHRFHGLDTRIVRIFNTYGPRMRLNDGRVIPAFMGQALRGEDLTVFGDGSQTRSFCYVDDEIEGIYRLLMSDYTLPMNIGNPHEITIKEFAEEIIKLTGTDQKIVYKPLPKDDPMQRQPDITKAKEILGWEPKVGREEGMKKTFEYFKTLSKEELERTEHRDFSDHNRK
- the purD gene encoding phosphoribosylamine--glycine ligase translates to MNILILGSGGREHTFAWKIAQSDKVNKLFVAPGNAGTSKIAKNLDIKVNDFEHLKQAVLAESIDMVVVGPEDPLVNGLHDFFLEDEQLKDIPLIGPQKLGATLEGSKEFAKAFMKRHSIPTAAYESFTKETLARGYAFLESLDPPYVLKADGLAAGKGVLILNDIEEAKKELKAMLVDAKFGTASNTVVVEEFLDGIELSCFVLTDGENYKILPTAKDYKRIGEGDLGLNTGGMGAISPVPFADAEFMQKIEQRIVKPTIDGLKKDNIPYVGFIFIGLIKVNGEPKVIEYNVRMGDPETEVVIPRIKNDMVEVLQAVADGRLNEVTLEIDERSAATVMTVSGGYPEAYEKGKEIIGLEKISDSIVFHAGTKEENGKILTNGGRVIAVTSFGNDFREALSTSYQNIQKMDFEGMYYRKDLGFDL
- a CDS encoding DUF6341 family protein, with translation MSSFFYGIEDLFVNYLFWPYDFFRFMDNWWTSNTVNWIFLIIGVIAMFYWLKQLKLFNDRGEEDKSITSHSYL
- a CDS encoding sugar transferase, with the protein product MPRPSILNSIERKFILLVGDLLIISASLNLLINHAIDKEFVSTTLKVFVFAFGILVFLGLSYILDFYNLEKVAKRRYIVSLSIFIAAFYVFLVFIFAVFFFDVSFWRIPLLSFLLLTPIEVGLWRLFFGNMFRIIPTTKNVLYIYDKFSADSVKNETNAINGYDINTFYKVRLTYSIDHNTLVNKSFFLSAAEKIDTIIVNIKDYERLTKDLENMIVSSILNGKEVISYMSFYESTYEALPLTSHNESYYEILQLRNRKIRYLQTIFTFCINFVLSVFVGTIFLLVTPFVWFCNLFFNRGPLFYTQKRVGKYGKEFKIYKFRSMVVDAEKSGAKMASKNDMRVTPFGKVLRMFRIDEIPQIISVIKGNMQFIGPRPERKIFVDELNQITPFYNVRHIIKPGITGWAQVKFKYGENLDDSIKKLEYDLYYIKNRSITLDLRIIFKTITTVLFSRGV
- a CDS encoding glycosyltransferase family 2 protein; translation: MKADVATDNMVSIITPIFNSEKYIEQCIASVIKQTHTNWEHLVIDDCSSDSGPLKVKETAKNEKRLKYIRLTKNSGAGIARNKGISLARGKYVAFLDSDDIWHPEKLEKQLKFMIDNDYCFTFTSYGFIDVQGKKIEGEMRAKHTVTYQKALYKNPIGCLTAVYNVEKLGKVFMPEIRKRQDFALWLKLLKKTNAYGLQECLAFYRKGNESISSNKLKLIPYEWKIYRKEEGLSFFESLFYLITASILKLKSYF
- a CDS encoding DUF4254 domain-containing protein, whose amino-acid sequence is MFSEQAFKIFEESIEDYHVKDHVDQEFVNRYDSGIERLLYRKNWIDTVQWHYEDIIRDPQIEPEEALQLKRKIDASNQDRTDLVEYIDSYFLQKYQSVDVKPDATINTESPAWAIDRLSILALKIYHMREEVERKDASAAHVQKCQEKLNVLLEQKKDLSTAINQLLADIENGDKYMKVYKQMKMYNDDELNPVLRGQKG
- a CDS encoding DUF6427 family protein — protein: MISRFFGKTQPIQYVVLLVFLFAFHWLYAVRIVGEQLTPNAILGQLLLFALVAISILFADMMVKKHKITGQHSFFMLFWVLLIILFPNTVAEAKAMVSNFFVLLAVHRLLEVKSLKNLKHKIFDAMLWVCFASLFCPWTLLFFGLVFFSINTYAPKSTKTWLSALAGIATFLMLTLAVLFWYGKSQFFVEHYDFVAQFKQGMPSSVTDLNSKIIVFAALVVIMAIIDFVKFRKKGGGRIIVFRFMLLYFFLALLVNALAQTSPFYILFSFMPASVFIANYIETIKRAQLKEAVLALFILAPLALLLEQQMG